The Malaclemys terrapin pileata isolate rMalTer1 chromosome 5, rMalTer1.hap1, whole genome shotgun sequence genomic interval GGTGAGGTAGATTGGCTTCATTGTGCTGTTCTCCTGCTGCTTGTCATATTCTCCTCagaggggctggagcacccacggggaaaaattggtggcaTAGCAACTGACTGCATGACCGTTAACACCCTTACTTTCAAGTTATGGTGGTGGTTTATACATTGATATGGATAAGAAGACTAGGCTGAGTTATATTAATGATAAATTATTCTTGGaaaggatattaaacctcatgcttcaggcacTAAGCCAGTCTGTATTAGAAATCATCGGGATGAGtcctggtggtggggggagatcaCGCTTGATCTGCCTAATATGGCAGGGTCTTGCCCTTTCTGCTGCACCATCTGGTATAGACCACTGCTGgagcaggatactggactggctAGACCATGAGTCTGCTGCTGTGTGGCAATTCCTAGGTCTGTTACAGGAGGGGACTTGGAAGCTGTTTGGGGCTCCATCCTTGGAACTATTCAGCCACCTAAGCGGGGTTTAATATTTCAGGGGTGAATCTGGCTGGATTTGGTTCGCCTTTGTTTACTTCTTTACCCTGACTTGTTGTGACTCAAGCGGACTCGCCCACTAACGCAGTAATCCCGCACTGGGACCAGCCCAGGCCAGGATGCGTTGTTGCCTTGCTCCCCCGGCACGCTCCGGCCCGTGTCTATTTCAGCAGAATGCCCGAGCCTTCGACGCTTCTGCTTCTCTGACCCGtttgctgctgccccagcccgAGCCCGCAGCGCGGCTGCCGGGGGGAGCCAGCTGGCGGCGCGGGGCGGGCGGCTCTCGGGAGCGGTGAGTGGCCgccggaggaggaggggcggggtttgtaggaggggagagaaaagagccGGGACAGCGCCGGCAGCTCAGAAAGTAGAGGGACAGAGAGACACATCGGGTCCTGCCGCCCCCACGCCCCGCtgtgccgccagcagcagcgatCCCCCGGCATcctccctccgagccgctgcagCGCCCGCTCCCCGACGCCTGCTGCTCTGCTCCCGGGGCAGCTGCGATGCGCCTTGTCCAGAACATGTGCACCATCGCCGAGTACCCCCAGGCCGGCAGCGCCAGCGGAGACGGCTGCAGCGGGGGTTCCTCCGGCCACCCCCGCCTCATCAAGATCGCGGTGGTGGGAGCCAGCGGCGTGGGCAAAACCGGTGAGTGCTGCCCGCCCGGCGCGCCTCGATCGCTTGGGGGAGCTCCGCGTGGCGAGAGGCCAGGCGCCGGGCTCCGTGCTGCCGGCGTAGCCAGAGACCCTGCCTcgcctgccccactcccctttcacccccctcccgcTAACTGGGGTGCTGCAGTCACTGACCCTCTCCGAGCCCctgggctgcgggagggggctttGTGCGCCCGCATCCCAGGAGGAGAGGTTGTAACCGGCTTTTCTTGTGTTCATTGCAGCCCTGGTGGTGCGATTCCTCACAAAACGCTTCATCGGAGACTACGAGAGAAACGCGGGTAAGGGGGAAGTGGCTGGGCGGCTTGAGTCTAGGGCACAGCCTCGTGCTGCGCGGTGCTACATTGATAAAGGATAAATACCCCCTTGCACTCTCCCCCGAGCACGTCGGGAGCTAGATTCCACTTAGAAAATTTAATTTGTGCCTTAAACAGTGAAAATCTAATACCCCTGCTCCCAATAATCACCGACCTCTGCCTGGTTAACTAACGTTCAGGGGCCATTCACCAGTTTATCAGGGAAGCAAACAGTATTCTTGTACTGTAGTATGCTGAATTCTGGCTAAAAGCAGACAAGGGGCATCTATTCCTGCTATTGTGATGGGGAGTGTTTAATCTGAAATTTGACTTGTTAAATCCCTAAGGTACTCCACTTTAGCTTGTTGTTCAGAGTTGTGCTCCCAGATGAGTGATGTTGGGGGAAACCCAGCCTCATTCCTTGCCCctttcaggggtgctggaagggggggttgctgcccccacccccgccctggcttgaagtggtttccattatatacagggtttacagttttgttcaatagttctcagcacccccactattaaaaactgttccaacaccactgaacctgttctcattttttcttttgaatttaaaaagttaatgatCCAGGGAAGACAGACAAGCAAACAAGCTTAGCCAAACTAGATAAGAGGTACTAGTGTTGGacagaatcatttaaaaaaaaaaagtgtgtgtagaTAAAGATGATAAGATTAGAAATCAGCTATACTATAGAAATAAGGCAATAAATATATCCAAGAAAGGAGTGTTTCTAGTGACATCACAAACCAATCAAGACATTGCTGCTATTGTAGGGACACACGCCTTTAAACATCTCAAGGCCATATAGACTCGAAATGCATCCAATCCAAAAACActttaaagagaaaatatttgctCAAGTGCAGAACCCCTAATTGTCAAAGCAACCGATGTCCTATAATAAAAGTTGGTTTGCCTTTGTTGATAATTAAAATTGTCCAGTTCTCTTGAAAGGTGTAATCAGCTCCAAGTCTTTTATACaattaaaaaactgaaaatttgtaAGCAAGTCAATGCAAAACTAACCCCTCTGGGTTCTGATAACCACAAACCACTACAACCTTCCCTCTGTCATTATGTTAAAGTTATCAGTCTCTTACCGCAGTTGCTTACAGTTTATAAATTGAGTGGTTAGTAATAAAACGCTTCTATTGTCCTGGGCTTTTAAGTGCTGCCattcatgtcccccctccaggcAATTTTTGGGTCTGTTCATATAGCTGTGAGTGTATTTGTAACagaatgttgttgttgttaggtAACCTTTATAGCAGACAGATCCAAATAGATGGAGAGATGCTTGCTATTCAAGTGCAAGATACACCAGGCATTCAGGTGAGTCTCTTAAAATAGTAAAATAAGCTTTAATCTTTATATCTTTTGCTAGATGAGCTGTTCAGCCACTTATCAATCGTTCTGGAAAATGGTTCACTGTCCATTTTAGTATCAAGTGTTTTGAATGGCAGAACTGGTAACCTTGTTTATAAACAGTGAAAGCTCTATGTACTGTATGTATATAGTGCATTGACAGTAAGTAAACAACCTTCTATTTCAGTTAATCTTTTGTACTCTTGGAGAGACAAGCCGTCTTGTATGGGAAGGCTGATTTATCCAATACAGATTTACATTCTAATGTGTtaggaacattttatttttgtgccaACAAGAAATGCATTGGAAAAAACTTGGAAGGAAAAATTTCATTACTACAGCCTGATAAACTCTAAAGTTTCACAAACGTGCACAATAGAAACTAAAAACCATAGTATTGTGGCTGCATTCATTAAGATTTGTTATGACTTAATCTTGTATTATGGAAAGTTTGAGTGTGTAGACAAGAGTAATGCTGGATTTTGCCTTTTTGCACTGGGCAACTCTCCAGGTTTAAATGCTTCCAGCTCATATCTTTGCTTCCCTAGACTTACTGTCTAGCCAGTTAATTTCCCATTCTGTGGAACTACAAAGCTTTTCTCTGCGTGCAGAACTACTCAGGTCAATTTTCCACTGGAGTGTGGCAAACTCCAGTGTTATTTATTCCAGATTTCTGCAGCTGGATCAACATACTTTATGAAGGtgcacaaaaaatatatatagcttaatttacaatacaaaatacaaatctatcaaaatataaaatgcatttaGAATTACAAGCTCTAAAGGAAAGTCAGgttactttaatttttttctgtcatAACCATCTAATTTAAAACAATTCTTCTTTCTCAGATCCATGAACATAATCTGGACTGTAATGAACAGTTGAACAGATGCATTCGATGGGCGGATGCTGTTGTGATTGTTTTTTCCATCACAGATTATAAGAGCTATGAACTACTTAGTCACCTTCACCAGCAAGTTCGACAGTTACACCCAGGAAACAGAGTCCCTGTTGTCGTTGTAGCAAACAAAGCTGATCTCCTACATATTAAAGAGGTGGAGCCACAGAATGGACTTCAACTGGCAAACGTGCTAGGTTGTACTTTTTATGAAGTGTCTGTCAGTGAGAACTACAACGATGTCTTCAATGCCTTCCATGTCCTGTGTAAAGAAGTTAGTAAACAACAAATAACTAGCACCCCTGAGAAGAGAAGAACCTCTCTTATCCCAAGGCCAAAGTCGCCAAACATGCAGGATCTGAAGAGAAGGTTTAAGCAAGCTTTGTCTGCTAAAGTTAGGACTGTCACTTCTGTCTGAAAGCAAAGCTAAGTGGGGGTTTTATCTTCTCAACCTGTTGTCATAAAGTTCCAACTTTGGAATGTTAAACACTGGCACTATGGAGTCCAAGGCCGTGTGACAGAAGGATGGTTCAGAGGTTCTTTTGAACTGCTGTAGAAATAAACCATTGCTTAAAGGAGAAACAAGCGTGAGGCTTGAATAAACTCCTTAAGTGATTCTAGCAAGTGAATGGTAGAACatcttaattttaaaaccaaacttttagtaattgaaaaaaaaaaaaaaacaacccacaaaacTTCAGTCTTGCTTTCCTAGGATGGGACACAGTTGGCTTGATGTACAACCACATCATTTACGAAGTTTGGTGACCAAAAAAAATGCCCCGAACTGCAGCTTACTTATTGGAAATAACCATTTGAGTCTTACGGTTGTATGCTTGTTTTTGGTATTGGATGAAGGACAGCATGTATGTATTTTTATGCTCAGTAGAGCTTGATTTTACCCATGTATTCTAAAGCACAAATGAGCTTATTTTGAAAAGTCAGTGTAAAATGAGTGGCTGTGGCTGGGTTTCATGATTGTAAAAACAATGCTACACTATTTTTACTCGCTACATTATTACTGAGGGTTTGACCAGAATTTTTGTACACACAAATATTGTGCACAGGGTCTAAGTGTATTTTATCATTACAaatcacttgttttttttttttctgtctgaaaaATATTGTcgagattaattttaaaatgttacactaCTGCTACTTTTCAGAGGCAAGTCCCGAGTTGGAATGATGATCCGTGGTAACTGCTCAGTGcaaaatcttttccatttccccccagccccattgTGTGTAGTAAGCATGGAAGGAACTCACTTTGTCAATTCAGTATTGTAATGATATATACTGTTGGCTCTAGGCAGTGAAGCTGGTTGGATTTTTCTTAGCTGAGCCCTTTCTCTCCGAGTTTAGTGGAATATTCATCTTTAACCACACCTAGCAGCCGTATGCATTTTTACATTGAGCCAATGGAGTTTGAGAATATAGGCTAAAGGCCTTATACAAATGCACTTTAAAAAGCCACTTGTGCTTTTGCTTAAACTGTaacttatttattttgtgtacaATAACTCCTTATGTGGAACAGACTTTTCACTCCTGCAGTCTGTTTCAGCATTAAATTTTTTTGAACTACACATTTTCTCCtgtagtgttttttgttttaaacagaattGGAAACAACCTGTGAACCTTGGGGACAAAGCATTGCTTTACAAATATCTAATTTTCTCACAATTTCCTGTATGGTATATACTAACTACTCTTTAAAAATCAATAGGtagaaatataaattaaatctTCCTCCTTTGCATAGTTTTATGTATTCAAGTCTTACAGGCACAAGCACCTTAGGTATTGTGGAAAGTACTCAGAACCTTTTATGTACCATATATTGTCCTTTGATGCAATTATTCAGAAAACAAGGCCTTTCAGACTAGGGTTCAGGatccatccctccctcttctGGCAAAAAATCCTAATAATGGGGTTGTGGGGGTGAGGCTTGATGTTACTTAGATACGAACTTATTCGTGAGCTAAACACCAGCCTCTGCCACTTTCAACTCTTCTGTTAGAAACTGGCAGTATTAGCACAACCTACACTACAATTTTGCTTAGTGATAAATACGATGCCTTGAAGAATGAAAGTGAGGTTGATTAGTGGGTAAAGTAAATTGGCACAAACCTCTGACTTCATTCCATTCACAGAGAGAACTAGACAGCTGAGACATACTGATTGGAACAAATGGCACCTAGGCCCCAACTTTATCACACAGTAATAATAATCATGGGGAAACACAAACTCATTCTTGAGAAAAGAGGCGGCTATGACTTACCTAACCACAGATCACCCCGCAGACCCAGCCAGCTGGCTTAGACAAGAAGCCAACAACCATTCTGCCTTCTTAAAAAGGACTAGTTTTCCTAGGCCAACCCCTAAGAGCTTCTAGCACTGGGTTTCATTGTCCTGAAACATCAAAATTCTC includes:
- the RASL11B gene encoding ras-like protein family member 11B; this translates as MRLVQNMCTIAEYPQAGSASGDGCSGGSSGHPRLIKIAVVGASGVGKTALVVRFLTKRFIGDYERNAGNLYSRQIQIDGEMLAIQVQDTPGIQIHEHNLDCNEQLNRCIRWADAVVIVFSITDYKSYELLSHLHQQVRQLHPGNRVPVVVVANKADLLHIKEVEPQNGLQLANVLGCTFYEVSVSENYNDVFNAFHVLCKEVSKQQITSTPEKRRTSLIPRPKSPNMQDLKRRFKQALSAKVRTVTSV